The following coding sequences lie in one Bacteroides helcogenes P 36-108 genomic window:
- a CDS encoding 2-oxoacid:acceptor oxidoreductase subunit alpha encodes MANDMMVKELEQVVVRFSGDSGDGMQLAGNIFSTVSATVGNDISTFPDYPADIRAPQGSLTGVSGFQVHIGADKVYTPGDKCDVLVAMNAAALKTQYKFAKSTACIIIDTDAFQKSDLEKAAYKTDNPIEEMDIKQDVIAAPISQMVKDCLSDTGMDNKSMMKCRNMFTVGLVCWLFNRDLKLAESFIREKFSKKPEIAEANIKVIHAGYNYGHNTHASVANTYKIESKTTSPGRYMDITGNKATAYGFIAAAEKAGLKLFLGSYPITPATDVLHELAKHKSLGVMTVQCEDEISGCATAVGASFAGSLAVTTTSGPGVCLKSEAMNLAVITELPLVILDVQRGGPSTGLPTKSEQTDLLQALFGRNGESPMPVIAATSPTNCFNAAFNACKIALEHMTPVVLLTDAFVANGSGAWKLPNLNECPAIHPPYVTPEMKDNYTPYKRNPKTGVRYWAIPGQEGYTHILGGLEKDSNTGAISTDPDNHNLMCHLRAEKVAKIEVPDVEVQGCANDADLLVVGFGGTYGHLYSAVEEMNKSGKKVALAHFSYINPLPQNTETVLKKYKKVVVAEQNLGQFAGYLRMKIDNFTPYQFNEVKGQPFVVAELVAAFTEILNK; translated from the coding sequence ATGGCAAATGACATGATGGTCAAAGAACTGGAGCAAGTGGTAGTCCGCTTCTCCGGAGACTCCGGTGATGGTATGCAACTCGCCGGCAACATCTTTTCAACAGTTTCGGCTACGGTAGGCAATGACATCAGTACATTCCCCGATTACCCGGCAGATATTCGTGCTCCGCAAGGTTCACTGACCGGTGTATCAGGCTTTCAGGTGCACATCGGTGCAGATAAAGTTTATACTCCGGGCGACAAATGCGACGTATTGGTAGCAATGAACGCTGCTGCATTGAAAACACAGTATAAGTTTGCCAAGTCCACCGCTTGTATCATCATTGACACAGATGCCTTCCAGAAATCAGATTTGGAAAAGGCAGCCTATAAGACCGACAACCCGATTGAAGAAATGGACATCAAGCAAGATGTTATTGCCGCTCCCATCTCACAAATGGTAAAAGATTGCCTTTCAGACACAGGAATGGACAATAAATCCATGATGAAATGTCGTAATATGTTCACAGTAGGCTTGGTTTGTTGGTTATTCAATCGCGACCTGAAGCTTGCCGAAAGTTTCATCCGTGAGAAATTCTCCAAAAAGCCTGAAATAGCAGAAGCCAACATTAAAGTTATACATGCAGGATATAACTATGGACATAATACTCATGCTTCTGTAGCCAATACTTACAAGATTGAAAGCAAGACTACCTCTCCCGGTCGCTACATGGATATCACAGGCAACAAAGCAACTGCTTACGGCTTTATAGCCGCTGCCGAAAAAGCCGGTCTGAAGCTATTCCTCGGTTCCTATCCTATCACTCCGGCAACTGATGTACTGCACGAACTTGCCAAACACAAATCATTAGGAGTAATGACCGTTCAATGCGAAGATGAAATCTCCGGTTGTGCCACAGCAGTAGGTGCTTCTTTTGCAGGCTCACTTGCCGTCACCACCACTTCCGGTCCCGGTGTCTGCCTGAAGTCGGAAGCCATGAATCTGGCTGTCATTACAGAACTTCCGTTAGTGATTCTTGATGTTCAGCGAGGTGGTCCTTCTACCGGTCTGCCCACAAAATCGGAACAGACCGACCTATTGCAAGCCCTTTTCGGACGCAATGGGGAAAGTCCTATGCCGGTTATTGCCGCAACTTCTCCAACTAACTGTTTTAATGCAGCCTTCAATGCCTGTAAGATAGCTTTGGAACACATGACTCCGGTCGTATTACTGACCGATGCTTTTGTCGCCAACGGTTCAGGTGCATGGAAGCTGCCAAACCTAAATGAATGTCCTGCCATTCACCCTCCGTACGTAACTCCGGAGATGAAGGACAATTATACCCCATACAAACGTAATCCAAAAACCGGCGTGCGCTATTGGGCCATCCCGGGACAAGAAGGTTATACCCATATTTTAGGTGGTCTGGAAAAAGACAGCAATACAGGCGCCATCTCTACCGATCCCGATAATCACAACCTGATGTGCCACTTGCGTGCCGAGAAAGTCGCCAAGATAGAAGTTCCTGATGTGGAAGTACAAGGCTGCGCAAATGACGCCGACCTGTTAGTTGTCGGTTTCGGAGGCACTTACGGCCACTTGTATTCGGCAGTAGAAGAAATGAACAAATCTGGAAAGAAAGTGGCGCTTGCTCACTTCAGCTACATCAACCCGCTACCTCAAAACACAGAAACCGTTCTGAAGAAATACA
- the secDF gene encoding protein translocase subunit SecDF — MQNKGLVRIFAILLTLVCVFYLSFSFVTRHYTNKAKEFAKGDVKVEQDYLDSLSNEKVYFGNWTLKQCREMEISLGLDLKGGMNVILEVSVPDVIKALADNKPDETFNQALANAAKQATTSQDDVITLFVREYHKLAPGATLSELFATQQLKDKVNQKSTDAQVEKVLREEVKAAVDNSYNVLRTRIDRFGVVQPNIQSLEDKMGRIMVELPGIKEPERVRKLLQGSANLEFWETYNAKDIAPYLQSADAKLRAVLSNEAPADSTVTDSTTVTTPAVAQTTSTADSLAAALKGESKAQTADLAQIKKEHPLLAMLQVNPSGQGPVVAYANYKDTAEINKYLSMPEVRAEMPKDLNLKWGVSPYEYDPKAQTFELYAIKSTERNGKAPLEGDVVVNAKDEYDHYGKPAVSMSMNTDGARRWAQLTKQNIGKSIAIVLDGYVYSAPNVNQEITGGNSQITGHFTPEQAKDLANVLKSGKMPAPAHIVQEDIVGPSLGQASINAGIMSFVVALILLMVYMCSMYGFIPGMVANGALVLNLFFTLGILSSFQAALTMSGIAGMVLALGMAVDANVLIYERTKEELRAGKGVKKALSDGYANAFSAIFDSNLTSIITGIILFNFGTGPIRGFATTLIIGILISFFTAVFMTRLFYEHFMGKDKLLNLTFSSKISKNLMANVHFDFMGRNKLWMTITGIAVVVCLGFLMTRGLSQSIDFTGGRNFKVQFENKVEPEQVRELISSKFGDANVSVIAIGTDGKTVRISTNYRIVEEGNNVDSEIEAYLYDTLKPLLTQNITLETFIDRENHTGGSIISSQKVGPSIADDIKVSAIWSVVLALIAIGIYILIRFRNIAYSIGSVSALACDTIVILGAYSICWGWMPFSLEIDQTFIGAILTAIGYSINDKVVIFDRVREFFGLYPKRDKFLLFNDSLNTTLARTINTSLSTLIVLLCIFILGGDSIRSFAFAMILGVVVGTLSSLFVASPIAYMFMKNKKVAEPVAETTK, encoded by the coding sequence ATGCAAAACAAAGGACTTGTAAGGATTTTTGCAATATTGCTTACATTGGTATGTGTGTTCTATCTCTCTTTCTCTTTTGTGACTCGCCACTATACAAATAAGGCGAAAGAATTCGCAAAAGGCGATGTGAAGGTGGAACAGGACTATCTTGATTCTCTGTCAAACGAGAAAGTGTATTTTGGCAATTGGACACTGAAACAATGTCGTGAAATGGAAATCAGTTTAGGTTTGGACTTGAAGGGCGGTATGAACGTCATCCTTGAAGTTTCCGTACCCGATGTCATCAAAGCATTGGCGGACAACAAACCAGACGAAACATTCAACCAAGCGTTGGCAAACGCAGCCAAACAGGCTACTACAAGCCAGGATGACGTCATTACCTTGTTCGTCAGAGAATATCACAAACTCGCTCCTGGCGCCACTCTCTCAGAGTTGTTCGCAACCCAACAGTTAAAAGACAAAGTAAATCAGAAATCTACGGATGCTCAGGTTGAAAAAGTATTGCGCGAAGAAGTTAAAGCTGCTGTGGACAACTCATACAACGTACTCCGTACCCGTATCGACCGTTTTGGCGTGGTTCAGCCCAACATCCAAAGTTTGGAAGACAAAATGGGACGTATCATGGTAGAGCTTCCCGGTATCAAAGAGCCGGAGCGTGTAAGAAAGTTATTACAAGGATCTGCCAATCTGGAATTCTGGGAAACATACAATGCTAAAGACATCGCTCCCTATCTACAATCTGCTGATGCTAAATTGCGTGCCGTCCTGTCAAACGAAGCTCCTGCCGACAGCACCGTTACAGACAGCACTACAGTGACGACCCCTGCCGTAGCACAAACTACCAGTACCGCCGATAGCCTTGCCGCCGCCTTGAAGGGCGAAAGCAAAGCGCAAACAGCCGACCTTGCACAGATTAAGAAAGAACATCCTTTGTTGGCTATGTTACAGGTAAATCCCAGCGGACAAGGCCCGGTTGTGGCTTATGCAAATTATAAAGACACCGCTGAAATCAACAAATACCTCTCCATGCCGGAAGTCAGAGCCGAAATGCCGAAGGATTTAAATCTGAAATGGGGTGTTTCTCCTTATGAATATGATCCGAAAGCACAGACTTTTGAACTTTATGCCATCAAGTCAACCGAACGTAACGGAAAGGCTCCGTTGGAAGGAGATGTAGTGGTAAATGCTAAAGATGAATACGACCACTATGGTAAGCCTGCTGTAAGTATGTCCATGAATACGGACGGTGCACGCCGTTGGGCTCAACTCACCAAGCAGAATATCGGAAAAAGCATCGCCATCGTGTTGGACGGTTATGTTTATTCTGCACCTAATGTAAATCAGGAAATCACCGGTGGTAACTCACAAATTACCGGTCACTTTACGCCCGAACAGGCAAAGGACTTAGCTAACGTATTGAAATCAGGTAAGATGCCGGCTCCTGCCCACATCGTACAGGAAGATATCGTAGGTCCTTCTTTGGGTCAGGCTTCTATCAATGCCGGTATCATGTCATTTGTCGTGGCGTTAATTCTGTTAATGGTGTACATGTGCTCCATGTACGGTTTCATTCCGGGTATGGTTGCCAACGGTGCACTCGTACTGAACTTATTCTTCACATTAGGTATTCTTTCGTCTTTCCAAGCTGCACTGACTATGTCCGGTATTGCCGGTATGGTATTGGCATTAGGTATGGCCGTGGATGCCAACGTATTGATCTACGAACGTACAAAAGAAGAACTGCGTGCGGGCAAGGGAGTTAAGAAAGCATTGTCCGATGGTTATGCAAACGCCTTCTCCGCTATCTTCGACTCCAACCTGACGTCTATCATCACCGGTATCATCCTGTTCAACTTCGGTACAGGTCCTATCCGTGGTTTTGCAACTACGTTGATCATCGGTATCTTGATTTCATTCTTTACAGCCGTATTCATGACACGTTTGTTCTATGAACACTTCATGGGTAAGGACAAGTTGCTGAACCTGACATTCTCCTCCAAGATTTCCAAAAACCTGATGGCGAACGTACACTTCGACTTCATGGGAAGAAACAAATTATGGATGACTATTACAGGTATCGCAGTCGTAGTTTGCCTCGGATTCCTTATGACACGAGGTTTAAGTCAGAGCATCGATTTCACCGGCGGACGGAACTTCAAGGTGCAGTTTGAAAACAAAGTAGAACCGGAACAAGTACGTGAATTGATCTCCAGCAAGTTCGGTGATGCCAACGTAAGTGTTATCGCCATCGGTACGGACGGCAAGACTGTACGTATCAGTACAAACTACCGCATTGTAGAAGAAGGAAACAATGTTGACTCTGAAATCGAAGCATACTTGTATGATACTCTGAAACCATTGCTGACTCAGAACATTACTCTGGAAACCTTCATTGACCGTGAAAATCACACGGGTGGCAGTATCATCAGTTCTCAGAAGGTAGGTCCGAGCATCGCAGACGACATCAAAGTATCTGCAATCTGGTCTGTTGTACTTGCATTGATTGCTATCGGTATCTATATTCTGATTCGTTTCCGCAACATTGCTTACAGTATCGGTTCTGTTTCTGCATTAGCTTGCGACACCATCGTTATCCTGGGTGCTTACTCCATCTGCTGGGGCTGGATGCCGTTTTCACTGGAAATTGACCAGACATTTATCGGTGCTATCCTGACAGCTATCGGTTACTCTATCAATGATAAAGTGGTAATCTTCGACCGTGTGCGTGAGTTCTTCGGCCTTTATCCGAAGCGTGACAAGTTCTTGTTGTTCAATGATTCACTGAACACAACTCTGGCCCGTACCATAAATACTTCACTGAGCACCTTGATTGTATTGCTGTGCATTTTCATCCTCGGAGGTGATTCTATCCGCAGTTTTGCATTCGCTATGATTCTGGGTGTCGTAGTTGGTACACTGTCTTCCTTGTTCGTTGCATCCCCTATCGCCTACATGTTTATGAAGAATAAAAAAGTAGCCGAGCCTGTGGCAGAAACAACCAAATAA